A window of the Puniceicoccaceae bacterium genome harbors these coding sequences:
- a CDS encoding CsgG/HfaB family protein — protein sequence MHRKIPILSCLSVAWISLFIAGCATESSQAIQAPTVRASATPYQGEKIQVALGKFQNQSPYMRGVFSDGIDRLGNQSRTILITHLQQSGRFAVLDRANLEATAQEAELDQVQQQLEGAAYVISGDVTEFGRKEVGDQQLFGVLGSGKQQVAYAKVAVYVVNVRNGEVVLSAQGAGEYKLSNREVLGFGGTASYDSTLNGKVLDLAIREAVDALAIRVDQGML from the coding sequence ATGCATCGCAAAATCCCCATCCTTTCCTGCCTGTCTGTTGCATGGATCTCCCTGTTTATCGCAGGCTGCGCCACCGAATCGAGCCAGGCGATTCAGGCACCCACCGTGAGGGCCTCGGCTACCCCCTATCAGGGCGAAAAAATCCAGGTTGCCCTGGGTAAGTTCCAGAACCAGTCGCCGTACATGCGCGGGGTTTTTTCAGATGGCATTGACCGACTGGGCAATCAAAGCCGCACGATCCTCATCACCCACCTTCAGCAATCCGGTCGCTTCGCCGTTCTGGATCGCGCCAATCTTGAGGCCACCGCCCAGGAGGCGGAACTGGATCAGGTGCAGCAACAGCTCGAGGGCGCAGCGTATGTGATCTCCGGGGATGTCACGGAGTTTGGGCGCAAGGAAGTGGGTGACCAGCAGCTTTTTGGTGTGCTTGGCAGCGGCAAACAGCAGGTCGCTTACGCCAAGGTTGCGGTTTATGTGGTGAATGTGCGCAATGGCGAGGTCGTGCTGTCCGCACAAGGTGCCGGTGAATACAAACTCAGCAACCGCGAGGTGCTCGGGTTTGGAGGAACGGCCTCCTACGATTCCACCCTCAACGGCAAGGTGCTCGATCTCGCCATCCGGGAAGCTGTGGATGCGCTCGCGATCCGTGTGGATCAGGGAATGCTGTGA
- a CDS encoding DUF4810 domain-containing protein, producing the protein MRIVAISASFLLFLSGCQSIQPLYHWGSYEPLTYAALVKSEKVSLEEQRLHLEHDLEVARAKDRSIPPGMCAYLAYLCLNLGDDESAHAYFEQEKASFPESTAFIDRLMQHAFDPASPQP; encoded by the coding sequence ATGCGGATCGTTGCGATCAGCGCCAGTTTCCTGCTTTTCCTCAGCGGTTGTCAGTCGATCCAACCGCTCTATCACTGGGGGAGCTATGAACCGCTGACCTATGCTGCGCTGGTCAAGTCGGAGAAAGTATCCCTTGAGGAACAACGGCTTCATCTGGAACACGACCTCGAGGTCGCACGGGCGAAGGATCGCTCCATTCCTCCCGGCATGTGCGCCTATCTCGCATACCTCTGTCTCAATCTCGGCGATGACGAAAGTGCCCACGCCTATTTCGAACAGGAAAAAGCTTCATTCCCCGAATCCACCGCGTTCATCGATCGGTTGATGCAGCACGCCTTCGACCCTGCCAGTCCGCAACCATGA
- a CDS encoding GNA1162 family protein, which yields MKPFATMLPILLSALILGGCVNVPPQDYSLFYQYQPKSILILPPRNLTTELNANYSVFTQSARSLADLGYYIYPTVLVDEYFKQNGILIADEMHAIPLPKLHEIFQADAVLYIDVEAYGTKYVVFSSNNIVVASAVLVDARTGTELWRGRVNYNEPGSSGLIEALIEQLINQLTDQAHHAAGAAAEQLFRTRGQGIPPGFRHPEFGNPPDA from the coding sequence ATGAAGCCTTTTGCGACAATGCTTCCCATCCTGCTGAGCGCCCTGATACTGGGTGGTTGCGTGAACGTACCACCCCAGGACTACAGCCTGTTTTACCAATACCAGCCCAAGTCCATTCTCATCCTGCCACCGCGCAATCTCACCACCGAACTGAACGCCAACTACAGCGTCTTCACCCAGAGTGCCCGGTCTCTGGCAGATCTGGGCTATTACATTTACCCGACGGTGCTCGTGGACGAATATTTCAAACAAAACGGGATTCTCATCGCCGATGAGATGCATGCCATCCCACTGCCAAAGCTACATGAAATCTTCCAGGCCGATGCCGTGCTTTACATCGATGTGGAAGCCTATGGGACCAAGTATGTCGTCTTTTCCAGCAACAATATCGTTGTTGCCAGTGCTGTGCTCGTCGACGCGCGCACTGGTACCGAACTCTGGAGAGGGCGGGTCAACTACAACGAACCGGGCAGCAGTGGCCTGATCGAAGCCCTCATCGAGCAACTCATCAACCAACTGACCGATCAGGCCCACCACGCCGCCGGAGCCGCAGCCGAACAACTCTTTCGCACCCGTGGACAAGGAATTCCTCCCGGATTCCGACATCCGGAATTTGGAAATCCACCGGATGCTTGA